The sequence TTTCTTTATCGGCCAAAGCAGTCGCCTGGCCTTATCCAAGTTCACGTTATCTGGCCACGAGTTCAGTGGCGCAAAACGCTGGCTACCAGAACCACCGCCGCCACGTCCGTCTGCGGTGCGGTAGGTGCCGGCGGAGTGCCAAGCCATGCGAATCATTAGCCCGCCGTAGTGACCCCAGTCGGCTGGCCACCAGCTCTGAGACTCAACCATAAAAGCGTGCAGGTCTGTTTTCAGAGCATCGACATCAAGCTTTTTGAGCTCCTCATGATAATCAAAGTCACTGCCCATTGGGTTCGACTTCGTATCGTTTTGGCTCAGGATCTCCAAGTTCAGAGCGTTAGGCCACCAGTCCATGCTCGCCGAGCCGACTTTGGTTTGTGCCCCGTGAATTACTGGGCAGGTACCGCTTTGTTCCATGAGATTCTCCTTTTTTCTTAATTAATATTTCCGTGGTTCGAAAGAGCTGGGAATGACCCTAAAACCTAGAACCAGATTGCGGGCTCGAAGCATCCCGAGCTGCCTGGCTATTAGTCCTCGCGGGTAGACCCATATCTAAAGAGCGGCTTCCAGAGAGGCCAAAATACCCAAGACGTCCTCTTTAGTGGTGTCCCAAGCACACATCCAACGCACCTGACCGGTTGACTGATCCCAAACATAGAAGCGGTAGTCCTTCTGAATTCTGAGCGTTACCTCCTGAGGCAAGATTGGAAACACCGCATTTGCCTGAGTTGGATTCGGCACCGTGATGCTGGGGTGCTTATTAGCCAATTCCACGACCCCGGCATATAAAAGATCAGCCATCGAATTAGCCACCCTGGCATTTGCTAAAGCCAGCTCGGCATGATTTTCGAATAATGCGTTGAGCTGCGCTGAGACGAACCGCATCTTGGAGGGCAGCTGCATCGAGGTCTTGCGCAAAAACGGCATAGCTTCCGCGAGGGCTGCACCGCGAACACTAGAGCCATCGGTCACGATAACCGCCTCGGCAGCCATCGCGCCAATCTTGGTGCCACCCAGTGAAACCAGATCAACACCAGCATCGGTTGTGAACTCCTTGAAACTTTTACCCAGGGCCGCAGCAGCGTTTGAAAGCCTGGCTCCATCTAGGTGCAAGAGCATGCCGTGCTCATGAGCTAGGTCAGCTAGAGCCCTAATCTCAGAGACGCTGTAGAGAGTTCCCATTTCGGTGGTTTGAGTAATACTTATGACCGAGGCTTGCGCCCTGTGAACCACTCCCACGTCAAAGATTTGAGTAGCGGCCAACTCTGGGGTTAGCTTTCCATCGGAAGTTTCCACGGTCCAAAGCTTTAGGCCGGCCATCTTTTCTGGAGCGCCCCCCTCATCAACATTGATGTGTGCGCTCTGGGCGCAGATTACTGCTTCCCAACGCTTAGTCGCAGCCTGCAGGGCAATCACGTTGGCGCCAGTGCCATTAAAAACCGGATAGCCAACGGCATTTTTGCCAAAAAGCTCTTTGACTATTTCGCCAAATTTCTCAGTTTCAGTGTCCTCACCGTAGGCCACCTGATGACCCTCATTCACTAGGGCCATAGCCTCTAGCACTTTAGGGTGAACTCCCGCGTAGTTATCGCTTGCAAAGCCTCTTTTACTCATTGAACGTCTCTCCTGAAGCTAAAGGTTTCTAATAATTGAAATCGGCAGTTACCTAAGCCGCAATTCCTTTTGTCGAAGCCACCACATCGGCCAACTTGCGGTTTAGAGTCTCGTAGAACACATTGAGTGGGAACTCATCATCCAGCACCAAGTTGACTACCTCCTTGAGCTCACCGGCGGTCGGCAGCTGGTCTTTGCCCTTGGCCCAATTTGATCCCGGGTGAGCAGGAACCAGGTGAGTAACAAACTCATAGGCCGCGATCCACTGAGCGAGCCTTGAGCGGTTGATGCCACCGTGGTAGAGAGCCTCAACCTCTTCGCAAAGCTCGACCATGACCGGAACCACTAGATCCCAGTCGAAAGTCAAGCGATTATCGGTCCAAGTCAATGCGCCGGCCTGGTGGAGTTTGGCGAATATGATTTGACCACCGAGCCCGTCGTAGTTGCGAACCCTACCCCCAGTGATTGGGAAGCGAAATAGCCGGTCAAATAAAATCGCGTAGCGAATGTATTTGGCTAGTGGATCGCCATCGGCATCTAAAGCAAGGGTCTCTCTAAAGGTTGTTAGATCGCAGCGTAATTCCTCTAGTGAATACATCCAAAACGGCATTCGCTGCTTGATCATGAATGGATCAAACGGTAAGTCGCCCTTGGAGTGAGTGCGGTCATGAATCAAGTCCCACAACACAAAAGTCTCCTGCGCTAACTGCTGGTCACTGACCAAGCGCTCAGCATCGGCTGGAAGTGGCAAGTGCAAAAGCTCTTGAGCACTGGCAACAACCTTGCGGAAACGAGCCGCTTCTCGATCGCAGAATATGCCACCCCAGTGATAGGTAGCGACCTCGCGAACTGAAACGGTCTCTGGGAAAAACACAGCCGAATTGGTGTCGTAACCATTTGTGAAGCCAACAAACTCGATCGGGATGAAGGCTGGGTTAGCGTATTTGATTTCTTGTTTTGCAAGCCAATCTGGCCAAAAGGTGTTGATCACCACCGCCTCAAGATTACGATTTGGGTTTCCGTTTTGGGTATACATCGAAAAGACTGCCAGGTGCTGGATGCCGTCCACCCGGGCTTGATCGGGGCGGAACAGCGCCAAAGAGTCATAGAAATCTGGCACTCCAAAACCGCTCAAGCTCCAATTCTTCAAATCAGCCTCGCAAGCCGCTAGGTACTGAGCTTGGTGGCTAAACCTCGAAGCAAGTCCTTCGATTGCAATAAGAACGTCTTCGAGTAATTCTTGGGCTTTGATGTGTAATGACGCATCCAGAATCGCACCCTTCGCATCTTGCATTGGGCGAAGTTGCTCAACGGCCAAAACCAAACGCTGCCAACTCAAATCGGTAGCACTCCAATTGGGGTCTCTTTTCGAGTTCGCCAAAAGAGCAACTCGGGAGTTGGAAAGCCAGCCCGCGATGTTCAACCAAAGCTGCCGGTTGTCTAAATCGTCAATCGAGTCATCACCAAACAAATCGGAGTCTGCCATTACGACAACTCTGCCGTCTTTGTGCCTCACCGCGACACCGAGTGCGGCACCTGCAGGTAGCGCTGTGGCGCTAGAGCGCAAGAACACCTCAGCCTCCACCGAATCAGAAACTGAGATTGTTCCAGCCCGATAAAGACAAACCTTCTTGGTCTTATAGCCAAAGTCTCCTTGCACAAGCTTGGGTATCTCGGCAATCGGCCAGCTAGCCACTTCTCTAAAGTTACGGGTCGGGTCCTGCACGGTTAAATTACTTAACTCCAAGCCAAAATGCGAGATCAGTTCATTGAAGTTATTGCCGTATTTGCGCTGCTCAGTTTCACCCAAGACCAGCAACCCGCCTCCGGCTGCAACGAAATCTTGGATGGAATCGATTTCAGATTTCAACAGCACAGGCTCTCCGTAGCCAACCGTGTTCTCCCAATCATCTAAAGAAGAGTGGGGCAAAACCAAGATGTCAATCTCTTTGAGAAGTTCTGGCGTGATAGTTGATTTTTCATTGATGCTGACCTTAAAGCCAGCCCCAACTGCTGAAGCGGCAAGGGTTGAATAGCCAGCATCTTTGGGGTTCGCAGGATTCATCTTTGCCGCCAATAAAGGGTCGGCACTCCAAGCCTGTCGGTGTGACTGGTCGATGAGAATATGAGAATTGAGGTGCAAAATTGCCTCCGCCATGTTATGAACTTAAGACCCTGCAAGGTTAGCCGATTCAGGCCAAAAAAGCCCTTCGGTCAATCCCAATCGAAGCTGCGGCCGTTTTGTGTATGGCCTCACAAGCCAAAACCACCCCGAGTTCTAGTCGGGGTGGTTTTGAGCTTTTTCGAATTTAGCTGACGATCGCTGGGATAACTGCTCCGGCGAATACCTGCCATGCCAACACTGACTTAGCAACCAAGCTCAATGTGATGTAGGTGGTCTCACCGAATAGGTAGTTCTTCCATGGGCCAATCTGCTTGTACTGGAAGGCCTGGTTGAAACCGAAGGTGTTGAAGAACAAGAACAGTGCAACCACAATCCCGTAAACAAAGCCTGGAATCTCAGATGCGTTTGTCGCACCCGGCTGCCAGATGTAAAGGATAAGAATCAACCAAGGAACAATTCCGGTCATCGAACCCATGATGAAAGGAAGACCCTTACCATTTCCCGGAGTCTCATATTTTTCCTGAAGAGCACCGAACAGGATCATCGATGCGTTCACTGCGAAGATCGCGATAAGCGCAGCCACGCCGTTAATTCCATTCAGCAGCGCGATCAAGAAGATCATGACCGATGAACTCAGGGAATACTCAACCCAGCGGAAGTAGTTGTGGTTTTTCTTTAGCCCAGCCTTATAGCGGCCGTAGAACATTGGCGAAGAAATTATGAAGTGGAAGAGTGCCGAAAGTGCCAAGAATCCAATTGCTCCAGCACCGATGTTGATGTCAAACAGTGTGACCAAATCGGTTGGTGCGGGAACTCCCGGAGGACCGGTTGGATACTCGATGGTGACTGGGAAAAGAATCTGGTTGTCCAAAAGCGTTAGTACGTAAGTCAAGCCCAATGCCTGGGCCAAGTGTAATAATCCTGCGACAACGTTGTAGCGGCGCAGCCCCTTGATATATACATCTGGTGATTTGGCTGTTTTAGCCATTTAGAACTCCCTCGTTCATTGTGTTTTTAGTCTAGGTCCGATAACTGCACATCACAAAATACATTTGGTGTAATTTCTTTTTTTGTCACTGAGGCCCTCGTCCAGTCTAGATTTTCGCGTGGGTGCGCTCGAGTTTGGAACCCTCGACATCTACATCTGGCAAAATCTTGTCCAGCCACTTCGGCAGCCACCAAGCTGACTTTCCAACAACGCTCATTAGGGCCGGAACCAAAAGCAGTCGAACTAGGAAAGCATCTATCAGAACGCCAATAGCAAGACCGAAGCCCATCGGCTTGATCATTGTGATGTGTGAGAAGGCAAAGCCACCAAAGACCGAGATCATAATAATTGCCGCTGCAATCACCACGGCGCGACCGAGGTAAATACCGGAGTCAATGGCATCCTTTGGACTTTTACCGTGAACATAGGCCTCCCGCATACCCGAGACCAAAAACAGCTGGTAGTCCATCGCTAACCCAAACAGGATTCCGATCAATATCGTCGGTAGGAAGCTTAAAATCGGTCCGGGTTGGGCAACTCCCAGGAAGTCGCCGAGCCAACCCCATTGATAAACCGCGACAACGGCACCGAGGGTTGCGATCA is a genomic window of Candidatus Aquiluna sp. UB-MaderosW2red containing:
- a CDS encoding DUF6421 family protein, with the protein product MAEAILHLNSHILIDQSHRQAWSADPLLAAKMNPANPKDAGYSTLAASAVGAGFKVSINEKSTITPELLKEIDILVLPHSSLDDWENTVGYGEPVLLKSEIDSIQDFVAAGGGLLVLGETEQRKYGNNFNELISHFGLELSNLTVQDPTRNFREVASWPIAEIPKLVQGDFGYKTKKVCLYRAGTISVSDSVEAEVFLRSSATALPAGAALGVAVRHKDGRVVVMADSDLFGDDSIDDLDNRQLWLNIAGWLSNSRVALLANSKRDPNWSATDLSWQRLVLAVEQLRPMQDAKGAILDASLHIKAQELLEDVLIAIEGLASRFSHQAQYLAACEADLKNWSLSGFGVPDFYDSLALFRPDQARVDGIQHLAVFSMYTQNGNPNRNLEAVVINTFWPDWLAKQEIKYANPAFIPIEFVGFTNGYDTNSAVFFPETVSVREVATYHWGGIFCDREAARFRKVVASAQELLHLPLPADAERLVSDQQLAQETFVLWDLIHDRTHSKGDLPFDPFMIKQRMPFWMYSLEELRCDLTTFRETLALDADGDPLAKYIRYAILFDRLFRFPITGGRVRNYDGLGGQIIFAKLHQAGALTWTDNRLTFDWDLVVPVMVELCEEVEALYHGGINRSRLAQWIAAYEFVTHLVPAHPGSNWAKGKDQLPTAGELKEVVNLVLDDEFPLNVFYETLNRKLADVVASTKGIAA
- a CDS encoding low specificity L-threonine aldolase, which produces MSKRGFASDNYAGVHPKVLEAMALVNEGHQVAYGEDTETEKFGEIVKELFGKNAVGYPVFNGTGANVIALQAATKRWEAVICAQSAHINVDEGGAPEKMAGLKLWTVETSDGKLTPELAATQIFDVGVVHRAQASVISITQTTEMGTLYSVSEIRALADLAHEHGMLLHLDGARLSNAAAALGKSFKEFTTDAGVDLVSLGGTKIGAMAAEAVIVTDGSSVRGAALAEAMPFLRKTSMQLPSKMRFVSAQLNALFENHAELALANARVANSMADLLYAGVVELANKHPSITVPNPTQANAVFPILPQEVTLRIQKDYRFYVWDQSTGQVRWMCAWDTTKEDVLGILASLEAAL
- the heR gene encoding heliorhodopsin HeR encodes the protein MAKTAKSPDVYIKGLRRYNVVAGLLHLAQALGLTYVLTLLDNQILFPVTIEYPTGPPGVPAPTDLVTLFDINIGAGAIGFLALSALFHFIISSPMFYGRYKAGLKKNHNYFRWVEYSLSSSVMIFLIALLNGINGVAALIAIFAVNASMILFGALQEKYETPGNGKGLPFIMGSMTGIVPWLILILYIWQPGATNASEIPGFVYGIVVALFLFFNTFGFNQAFQYKQIGPWKNYLFGETTYITLSLVAKSVLAWQVFAGAVIPAIVS